A genomic segment from Gossypium hirsutum isolate 1008001.06 chromosome D04, Gossypium_hirsutum_v2.1, whole genome shotgun sequence encodes:
- the LOC107948377 gene encoding AUGMIN subunit 8 isoform X2 yields the protein MDGRKSEQRLCKLAAVEKNNAVLTTSHPRTKEVSSSYEAPTPPTSSVRRRFPSPNLTRTSPTPFQVVQKRAVPAERKHPSTPPSHQNPSTPVHDSSTSMPISSRRLSADRIPESLWPSTMRSHSVSFQSDDISIPLSQMEKEKSGSIVSLDRTLKPPSNVAHKQQSETSTLSRKPSPERKRNLLEGKNVADQSENAKPIDDLPSRLIDHHRWPSRIGGKLSSNSLNKSVDLGDKIVKNLSTPVPGTVSSLKRMPMSNNLGKPLQKTSGDAARLLSHEEIGRVGSEAILINDKPLRTTVPIGILCASSLEKLTVANYGSRSQSPSTTSVSKSISPYPAGPSSPPPRGVSPTPRGVSLPLREVSPTRIRTSIASSQSQNSTSVLSSTSRGVGPTPRVVSPTRMRTSSLSSQSHSSTSVISLTSSGASPTRMRASTLSSQSHSSAPIVSSTLRGVSPTPRVISPTRMSTSTSLSLSHSSTLVSSTPRGVNPTPRVVSPTRIRTYTSSSQSHSSTSVISSTPRGVIPTPRVLSPTRMRTSNSSSQSHSSTSVLISTPRGVSPTSRVVSPIQIRTSSILSQSHSSTSVISSTPRVVSPTRMGTSTSSSQSHSSTSVISSTPRGVSPTPNVIISIPRGLNPTPIRTSTSSSQSYSSTSVISSTPRGFSPTPRVVSPTRMRTSTSSSQSHSSTSVIDSTPRGASPTPRVVSPTQMRTSTSSSQSHSSTSITSPTPMVVSPTWMRTSTSSSQSHSSTSVISSTLRGVSPTPRVVSPTRMRTSTSSSTSVINSTPRGVSPTPRVVSPNRMRISTSSSTSVINSTSRGVSPSPRVVNPTQMRTSTSSSQSHSSTLDISFIIDFQKVRKSASFIEDAHQLHLLYNRYLQWRYANAHSEAVLYIQKVNAEETLYNVWNATLVLWDALIKKRINLQRFKLELKLNSILNDQMGYLKDWVLLERDHIHCLAGAVEDLKATTLHLPITDGGRADSESLKAAICSVVDMMQAMGSSICSLVPKVEGINNWVSELAAISAQEQNMLDQCEALLASTADLQFNP from the exons ATGGATGGACGTAAATCAGAGCAACGATTATGCAAGCTTGCTGCTGTTGAAAAGAACAATGCAGTACTCACTACCAGCCATCCTCGAACTAAGGAAGTTAGTTCGAGTTATGAAGCACCCACTCCACCAACATCTTCTGTTCGTAGGCGTTTTCCATCTCCAAACCTAACTAGAACAAGCCCTACACCTTTCCAGGTGGTGCAAAAGAGAGCTGTGCCAGCTGAGAGGAAGCATCCATCAACACCACCGTCGCATCAAAATCCTTCTACTCCAGTTCATGATTCATCAACATCTATGCCAATTTCATCTAGAAGGCTATCAGCTGATCGTATACCAGAAAGTTTATGGCCTTCTACTATGAGAAGTCATAGTGTTTCATTTCAGTCTGATGATATTTCTATTCCTCTTAGccaaatggaaaaagaaaagtcTGGTAGTATTGTTTCCTTGGATCGCACATTGAAACCACCTTCAAATGTGGCTCATAAACAACAATCAGAGACCTCTACCTTATCACGAAAGCCTAGTccagagagaaaaagaaatctaCTTGAAGGGAAAAATGTAGCTGATCAGTCTGAAAATGCAAAACCTATTGATGATTTGCCTAGCCGATTGATAGATCATCATCGATGGCCAAGTAGAATTGGTGGGAAATTATCTTCCAATTCATTGAACAAAAGTGTGGATTTGGGGGATaagattgttaaaaatttatctacaCCGGTTCCAGGAACAGTATCATCACTGAAAAGAATGCCAATGTCTAATAATTTAGGTAAACCTCTACAAAAAACTTCTGGCGATGCTGCAAGGTTGTTATCACATGAAGAAATTGGTCGAGTAGGGTCTGAGGCAATTTTAATTAATGATAAGCCTCTGCGGACAACTGTACCTATTGGGATCCTTTGTGCAAGTTCATTGGAAAAATTGACTGTAGCAAATTATGGATCTCGATCTCAGTCACCAAGTACGACCTCTGTTTCTAAGAGCATTAGTCCATATCCGGCAGGACCTTCCAGTCCGCCTCCAAGAGGAGTTAGCCCCACTCCAAGAGGAGTTAGTCTACCTCTAAGGGAAGTCAGTCCAACTCGGATTAGGACATCCATCGCATCAAGTCAATCCCAAAACTCAACTTCAGTTCTCAGTTCAACTTCAAGAGGAGTCGGTCCAACTCCAAGGGTAGTGAGTCCAACTCGGATGAGAACATCGAGCTTATCGAGTCAATCCCATAGCTCAACTTCAGTTATAAGTTTAACTTCAAGTGGAGCCAGTCCAACTCGGATGAGGGCATCAACCTTATCAAGTCAATCCCATAGCTCAGCTCCAATAGTTAGTTCAACTTTAAGAGGGGTCAGTCCTACTCCAAGGGTAATCAGTCCAACTCGAATGAGTACATCCACCTCATTGAGTCTATCCCATAGCTCAACTTTAGTTAGTTCAACTCCAAGAGGAGTCAATCCAACTCCAAGGGTAGTGAGTCCAACTCGGATAAGGACATACACCTCATCGAGTCAATCCCATAGTTCAACTTCAGTTATCAGTTCAACTCCAAGAGGAGTCATTCCAACTCCAAGGGTACTGAGTCCAACTAGGATGAGGACATCCAACTCATCAAGTCAATCCCATAGCTCAACTTCAGTTCTCATTTCAACCCCAAGAGGAGTCAGTCCAACTTCAAGGGTAGTCAGTCCAATTCAAATAAGAACATCCAGCATATTGAGTCAATCCCATAGCTCGACTTCAGTTATTAGTTCAACTCCAAGGGTAGTCAGTCCAACTCGGATGGGAACATCCACCTCATCGAGTCAATCCCATAGCTCAACTTCAGTTATCAGTTCAACTCCAAGAGGAGTAAGTCCAACTCCAAATGTTATCATTTCAATTCCAAGGGGACTCAATCCAACTCCAATCAGGACATCCACCTCATCTAGTCAATCCTATAGCTCCACTTCAGTTATCAGTTCAACTCCAAGAGGATTCAGTCCAACTCCAAGGGTAGTTAGTCCAACTCGGATGAGGACATCCACCTCATCGAGTCAATCCCATAGCTCAACTTCAGTTATCGATTCAACTCCAAGAGGAGCCAGTCCAACTCCAAGGGTAGTTAGTCCAACTCAGATGAGGACATCCACCTCATCGAGTCAATCCCATAGCTCAACTTCAATTACCAGTCCAACTCCAATGGTAGTTAGTCCAACTTGGATGAGGACGTCCACCTCATCTAGTCAATCTCATAGCTCAACCTCAGTTATCAGTTCAACTCTAAGAGGAGTCAGTCCAACTCCAAGGGTAGTTAGTCCAACTCGGATGAGGACATCCACCTCTAGCTCAACCTCAGTTATCAATTCAACTCCAAGAGGAGTTAGTCCAACTCCAAGGGTAGTTAGTCCAAATCGGATGAGGATATCCACCTCTAGCTCAACCTCAGTTATCAATTCAACTTCAAGAGGAGTTAGTCCTTCTCCAAGGGTAGTCAATCCAACTCAAATGAGGACATCCACCTCATCTAGTCAATCCCATAGCTCAACTCTAGATATCAGTTTTATCATTGATTTTCAGAAGGTAAGAAAAAGTGCAAGCTTCATAGAGGATGCTCATCAACTGCATCTTCTTTACAATCGTTATTTGCAGTGGCGATATGCCAATGCCCATTCAGAAGCTGTATTGTATATTCAGAAAGTAAATGCGGAG GAAACTTTGTACAATGTTTGGAATGCTACTTTGGTTCTGTGGGATGCTTTGATCAAAAAAAGAATCAACCTCCAACGGTTCAAGTTAGAGCTCAAGTTGAACTCTATTTTGAATGATCAA ATGGGATACCTCAAGGATTGGGTGTTACTTGAAAGAGATCATATACATTGTTTAGCTGGAGCAGTAGAAGATCTAAAGGCGACCACCCtccatcttcccataactgatgGGGGAAGG GCGGACAGTGAATCACTGAAAGCTGCTATTTGCTCTGTTGTCGACATGATGCAGGCTATGGGATCCTCCATTTGTTCTTTAGTCCCAAAG GTGGAAGGGATAAACAATTGGGTTTCTGAACTTGCTGCAATTTCTGCACAAGAGCAAAACATGCTTGACCAATGTGAAGCTCTGTTGGCTTCAACCGCAGATCTGCAG TTTAACCCATAG
- the LOC107948377 gene encoding AUGMIN subunit 8 isoform X1 yields the protein MDGRKSEQRLCKLAAVEKNNAVLTTSHPRTKEVSSSYEAPTPPTSSVRRRFPSPNLTRTSPTPFQVVQKRAVPAERKHPSTPPSHQNPSTPVHDSSTSMPISSRRLSADRIPESLWPSTMRSHSVSFQSDDISIPLSQMEKEKSGSIVSLDRTLKPPSNVAHKQQSETSTLSRKPSPERKRNLLEGKNVADQSENAKPIDDLPSRLIDHHRWPSRIGGKLSSNSLNKSVDLGDKIVKNLSTPVPGTVSSLKRMPMSNNLGKPLQKTSGDAARLLSHEEIGRVGSEAILINDKPLRTTVPIGILCASSLEKLTVANYGSRSQSPSTTSVSKSISPYPAGPSSPPPRGVSPTPRGVSLPLREVSPTRIRTSIASSQSQNSTSVLSSTSRGVGPTPRVVSPTRMRTSSLSSQSHSSTSVISLTSSGASPTRMRASTLSSQSHSSAPIVSSTLRGVSPTPRVISPTRMSTSTSLSLSHSSTLVSSTPRGVNPTPRVVSPTRIRTYTSSSQSHSSTSVISSTPRGVIPTPRVLSPTRMRTSNSSSQSHSSTSVLISTPRGVSPTSRVVSPIQIRTSSILSQSHSSTSVISSTPRVVSPTRMGTSTSSSQSHSSTSVISSTPRGVSPTPNVIISIPRGLNPTPIRTSTSSSQSYSSTSVISSTPRGFSPTPRVVSPTRMRTSTSSSQSHSSTSVIDSTPRGASPTPRVVSPTQMRTSTSSSQSHSSTSITSPTPMVVSPTWMRTSTSSSQSHSSTSVISSTLRGVSPTPRVVSPTRMRTSTSSSTSVINSTPRGVSPTPRVVSPNRMRISTSSSTSVINSTSRGVSPSPRVVNPTQMRTSTSSSQSHSSTLDISFIIDFQKVRKSASFIEDAHQLHLLYNRYLQWRYANAHSEAVLYIQKVNAEETLYNVWNATLVLWDALIKKRINLQRFKLELKLNSILNDQMGYLKDWVLLERDHIHCLAGAVEDLKATTLHLPITDGGRADSESLKAAICSVVDMMQAMGSSICSLVPKVEGINNWVSELAAISAQEQNMLDQCEALLASTADLQLEEYSLRSHLIQTKQSSKKNKQPVLGTKTFPWP from the exons ATGGATGGACGTAAATCAGAGCAACGATTATGCAAGCTTGCTGCTGTTGAAAAGAACAATGCAGTACTCACTACCAGCCATCCTCGAACTAAGGAAGTTAGTTCGAGTTATGAAGCACCCACTCCACCAACATCTTCTGTTCGTAGGCGTTTTCCATCTCCAAACCTAACTAGAACAAGCCCTACACCTTTCCAGGTGGTGCAAAAGAGAGCTGTGCCAGCTGAGAGGAAGCATCCATCAACACCACCGTCGCATCAAAATCCTTCTACTCCAGTTCATGATTCATCAACATCTATGCCAATTTCATCTAGAAGGCTATCAGCTGATCGTATACCAGAAAGTTTATGGCCTTCTACTATGAGAAGTCATAGTGTTTCATTTCAGTCTGATGATATTTCTATTCCTCTTAGccaaatggaaaaagaaaagtcTGGTAGTATTGTTTCCTTGGATCGCACATTGAAACCACCTTCAAATGTGGCTCATAAACAACAATCAGAGACCTCTACCTTATCACGAAAGCCTAGTccagagagaaaaagaaatctaCTTGAAGGGAAAAATGTAGCTGATCAGTCTGAAAATGCAAAACCTATTGATGATTTGCCTAGCCGATTGATAGATCATCATCGATGGCCAAGTAGAATTGGTGGGAAATTATCTTCCAATTCATTGAACAAAAGTGTGGATTTGGGGGATaagattgttaaaaatttatctacaCCGGTTCCAGGAACAGTATCATCACTGAAAAGAATGCCAATGTCTAATAATTTAGGTAAACCTCTACAAAAAACTTCTGGCGATGCTGCAAGGTTGTTATCACATGAAGAAATTGGTCGAGTAGGGTCTGAGGCAATTTTAATTAATGATAAGCCTCTGCGGACAACTGTACCTATTGGGATCCTTTGTGCAAGTTCATTGGAAAAATTGACTGTAGCAAATTATGGATCTCGATCTCAGTCACCAAGTACGACCTCTGTTTCTAAGAGCATTAGTCCATATCCGGCAGGACCTTCCAGTCCGCCTCCAAGAGGAGTTAGCCCCACTCCAAGAGGAGTTAGTCTACCTCTAAGGGAAGTCAGTCCAACTCGGATTAGGACATCCATCGCATCAAGTCAATCCCAAAACTCAACTTCAGTTCTCAGTTCAACTTCAAGAGGAGTCGGTCCAACTCCAAGGGTAGTGAGTCCAACTCGGATGAGAACATCGAGCTTATCGAGTCAATCCCATAGCTCAACTTCAGTTATAAGTTTAACTTCAAGTGGAGCCAGTCCAACTCGGATGAGGGCATCAACCTTATCAAGTCAATCCCATAGCTCAGCTCCAATAGTTAGTTCAACTTTAAGAGGGGTCAGTCCTACTCCAAGGGTAATCAGTCCAACTCGAATGAGTACATCCACCTCATTGAGTCTATCCCATAGCTCAACTTTAGTTAGTTCAACTCCAAGAGGAGTCAATCCAACTCCAAGGGTAGTGAGTCCAACTCGGATAAGGACATACACCTCATCGAGTCAATCCCATAGTTCAACTTCAGTTATCAGTTCAACTCCAAGAGGAGTCATTCCAACTCCAAGGGTACTGAGTCCAACTAGGATGAGGACATCCAACTCATCAAGTCAATCCCATAGCTCAACTTCAGTTCTCATTTCAACCCCAAGAGGAGTCAGTCCAACTTCAAGGGTAGTCAGTCCAATTCAAATAAGAACATCCAGCATATTGAGTCAATCCCATAGCTCGACTTCAGTTATTAGTTCAACTCCAAGGGTAGTCAGTCCAACTCGGATGGGAACATCCACCTCATCGAGTCAATCCCATAGCTCAACTTCAGTTATCAGTTCAACTCCAAGAGGAGTAAGTCCAACTCCAAATGTTATCATTTCAATTCCAAGGGGACTCAATCCAACTCCAATCAGGACATCCACCTCATCTAGTCAATCCTATAGCTCCACTTCAGTTATCAGTTCAACTCCAAGAGGATTCAGTCCAACTCCAAGGGTAGTTAGTCCAACTCGGATGAGGACATCCACCTCATCGAGTCAATCCCATAGCTCAACTTCAGTTATCGATTCAACTCCAAGAGGAGCCAGTCCAACTCCAAGGGTAGTTAGTCCAACTCAGATGAGGACATCCACCTCATCGAGTCAATCCCATAGCTCAACTTCAATTACCAGTCCAACTCCAATGGTAGTTAGTCCAACTTGGATGAGGACGTCCACCTCATCTAGTCAATCTCATAGCTCAACCTCAGTTATCAGTTCAACTCTAAGAGGAGTCAGTCCAACTCCAAGGGTAGTTAGTCCAACTCGGATGAGGACATCCACCTCTAGCTCAACCTCAGTTATCAATTCAACTCCAAGAGGAGTTAGTCCAACTCCAAGGGTAGTTAGTCCAAATCGGATGAGGATATCCACCTCTAGCTCAACCTCAGTTATCAATTCAACTTCAAGAGGAGTTAGTCCTTCTCCAAGGGTAGTCAATCCAACTCAAATGAGGACATCCACCTCATCTAGTCAATCCCATAGCTCAACTCTAGATATCAGTTTTATCATTGATTTTCAGAAGGTAAGAAAAAGTGCAAGCTTCATAGAGGATGCTCATCAACTGCATCTTCTTTACAATCGTTATTTGCAGTGGCGATATGCCAATGCCCATTCAGAAGCTGTATTGTATATTCAGAAAGTAAATGCGGAG GAAACTTTGTACAATGTTTGGAATGCTACTTTGGTTCTGTGGGATGCTTTGATCAAAAAAAGAATCAACCTCCAACGGTTCAAGTTAGAGCTCAAGTTGAACTCTATTTTGAATGATCAA ATGGGATACCTCAAGGATTGGGTGTTACTTGAAAGAGATCATATACATTGTTTAGCTGGAGCAGTAGAAGATCTAAAGGCGACCACCCtccatcttcccataactgatgGGGGAAGG GCGGACAGTGAATCACTGAAAGCTGCTATTTGCTCTGTTGTCGACATGATGCAGGCTATGGGATCCTCCATTTGTTCTTTAGTCCCAAAG GTGGAAGGGATAAACAATTGGGTTTCTGAACTTGCTGCAATTTCTGCACAAGAGCAAAACATGCTTGACCAATGTGAAGCTCTGTTGGCTTCAACCGCAGATCTGCAG TTAGAAGAATACAGCCTTAGGTCTCATCTCATACAAACAAAACAATCTTCGAAGAAGAATAAGCAGCCAGTCTTGGGAACCAAAACATTTCCATGGCCCTAA
- the LOC107948377 gene encoding AUGMIN subunit 8 isoform X3, with protein sequence MDGRKSEQRLCKLAAVEKNNAVLTTSHPRTKEVSSSYEAPTPPTSSVRRRFPSPNLTRTSPTPFQVVQKRAVPAERKHPSTPPSHQNPSTPVHDSSTSMPISSRRLSADRIPESLWPSTMRSHSVSFQSDDISIPLSQMEKEKSGSIVSLDRTLKPPSNVAHKQQSETSTLSRKPSPERKRNLLEGKNVADQSENAKPIDDLPSRLIDHHRWPSRIGGKLSSNSLNKSVDLGDKIVKNLSTPVPGTVSSLKRMPMSNNLGKPLQKTSGDAARLLSHEEIGRVGSEAILINDKPLRTTVPIGILCASSLEKLTVANYGSRSQSPSTTSVSKSISPYPAGPSSPPPRGVSPTPRGVSLPLREVSPTRIRTSIASSQSQNSTSVLSSTSRGVGPTPRVVSPTRMRTSSLSSQSHSSTSVISLTSSGASPTRMRASTLSSQSHSSAPIVSSTLRGVSPTPRVISPTRMSTSTSLSLSHSSTLVSSTPRGVNPTPRVVSPTRIRTYTSSSQSHSSTSVISSTPRGVIPTPRVLSPTRMRTSNSSSQSHSSTSVLISTPRGVSPTSRVVSPIQIRTSSILSQSHSSTSVISSTPRVVSPTRMGTSTSSSQSHSSTSVISSTPRGVSPTPNVIISIPRGLNPTPIRTSTSSSQSYSSTSVISSTPRGFSPTPRVVSPTRMRTSTSSSQSHSSTSVIDSTPRGASPTPRVVSPTQMRTSTSSSQSHSSTSITSPTPMVVSPTWMRTSTSSSQSHSSTSVISSTLRGVSPTPRVVSPTRMRTSTSSSTSVINSTPRGVSPTPRVVSPNRMRISTSSSTSVINSTSRGVSPSPRVVNPTQMRTSTSSSQSHSSTLDISFIIDFQKVRKSASFIEDAHQLHLLYNRYLQWRYANAHSEAVLYIQKVNAEETLYNVWNATLVLWDALIKKRINLQRFKLELKLNSILNDQVWPQNIYNIVLLLEKELVLKLGVKIILEKVTSAHFHQSSL encoded by the exons ATGGATGGACGTAAATCAGAGCAACGATTATGCAAGCTTGCTGCTGTTGAAAAGAACAATGCAGTACTCACTACCAGCCATCCTCGAACTAAGGAAGTTAGTTCGAGTTATGAAGCACCCACTCCACCAACATCTTCTGTTCGTAGGCGTTTTCCATCTCCAAACCTAACTAGAACAAGCCCTACACCTTTCCAGGTGGTGCAAAAGAGAGCTGTGCCAGCTGAGAGGAAGCATCCATCAACACCACCGTCGCATCAAAATCCTTCTACTCCAGTTCATGATTCATCAACATCTATGCCAATTTCATCTAGAAGGCTATCAGCTGATCGTATACCAGAAAGTTTATGGCCTTCTACTATGAGAAGTCATAGTGTTTCATTTCAGTCTGATGATATTTCTATTCCTCTTAGccaaatggaaaaagaaaagtcTGGTAGTATTGTTTCCTTGGATCGCACATTGAAACCACCTTCAAATGTGGCTCATAAACAACAATCAGAGACCTCTACCTTATCACGAAAGCCTAGTccagagagaaaaagaaatctaCTTGAAGGGAAAAATGTAGCTGATCAGTCTGAAAATGCAAAACCTATTGATGATTTGCCTAGCCGATTGATAGATCATCATCGATGGCCAAGTAGAATTGGTGGGAAATTATCTTCCAATTCATTGAACAAAAGTGTGGATTTGGGGGATaagattgttaaaaatttatctacaCCGGTTCCAGGAACAGTATCATCACTGAAAAGAATGCCAATGTCTAATAATTTAGGTAAACCTCTACAAAAAACTTCTGGCGATGCTGCAAGGTTGTTATCACATGAAGAAATTGGTCGAGTAGGGTCTGAGGCAATTTTAATTAATGATAAGCCTCTGCGGACAACTGTACCTATTGGGATCCTTTGTGCAAGTTCATTGGAAAAATTGACTGTAGCAAATTATGGATCTCGATCTCAGTCACCAAGTACGACCTCTGTTTCTAAGAGCATTAGTCCATATCCGGCAGGACCTTCCAGTCCGCCTCCAAGAGGAGTTAGCCCCACTCCAAGAGGAGTTAGTCTACCTCTAAGGGAAGTCAGTCCAACTCGGATTAGGACATCCATCGCATCAAGTCAATCCCAAAACTCAACTTCAGTTCTCAGTTCAACTTCAAGAGGAGTCGGTCCAACTCCAAGGGTAGTGAGTCCAACTCGGATGAGAACATCGAGCTTATCGAGTCAATCCCATAGCTCAACTTCAGTTATAAGTTTAACTTCAAGTGGAGCCAGTCCAACTCGGATGAGGGCATCAACCTTATCAAGTCAATCCCATAGCTCAGCTCCAATAGTTAGTTCAACTTTAAGAGGGGTCAGTCCTACTCCAAGGGTAATCAGTCCAACTCGAATGAGTACATCCACCTCATTGAGTCTATCCCATAGCTCAACTTTAGTTAGTTCAACTCCAAGAGGAGTCAATCCAACTCCAAGGGTAGTGAGTCCAACTCGGATAAGGACATACACCTCATCGAGTCAATCCCATAGTTCAACTTCAGTTATCAGTTCAACTCCAAGAGGAGTCATTCCAACTCCAAGGGTACTGAGTCCAACTAGGATGAGGACATCCAACTCATCAAGTCAATCCCATAGCTCAACTTCAGTTCTCATTTCAACCCCAAGAGGAGTCAGTCCAACTTCAAGGGTAGTCAGTCCAATTCAAATAAGAACATCCAGCATATTGAGTCAATCCCATAGCTCGACTTCAGTTATTAGTTCAACTCCAAGGGTAGTCAGTCCAACTCGGATGGGAACATCCACCTCATCGAGTCAATCCCATAGCTCAACTTCAGTTATCAGTTCAACTCCAAGAGGAGTAAGTCCAACTCCAAATGTTATCATTTCAATTCCAAGGGGACTCAATCCAACTCCAATCAGGACATCCACCTCATCTAGTCAATCCTATAGCTCCACTTCAGTTATCAGTTCAACTCCAAGAGGATTCAGTCCAACTCCAAGGGTAGTTAGTCCAACTCGGATGAGGACATCCACCTCATCGAGTCAATCCCATAGCTCAACTTCAGTTATCGATTCAACTCCAAGAGGAGCCAGTCCAACTCCAAGGGTAGTTAGTCCAACTCAGATGAGGACATCCACCTCATCGAGTCAATCCCATAGCTCAACTTCAATTACCAGTCCAACTCCAATGGTAGTTAGTCCAACTTGGATGAGGACGTCCACCTCATCTAGTCAATCTCATAGCTCAACCTCAGTTATCAGTTCAACTCTAAGAGGAGTCAGTCCAACTCCAAGGGTAGTTAGTCCAACTCGGATGAGGACATCCACCTCTAGCTCAACCTCAGTTATCAATTCAACTCCAAGAGGAGTTAGTCCAACTCCAAGGGTAGTTAGTCCAAATCGGATGAGGATATCCACCTCTAGCTCAACCTCAGTTATCAATTCAACTTCAAGAGGAGTTAGTCCTTCTCCAAGGGTAGTCAATCCAACTCAAATGAGGACATCCACCTCATCTAGTCAATCCCATAGCTCAACTCTAGATATCAGTTTTATCATTGATTTTCAGAAGGTAAGAAAAAGTGCAAGCTTCATAGAGGATGCTCATCAACTGCATCTTCTTTACAATCGTTATTTGCAGTGGCGATATGCCAATGCCCATTCAGAAGCTGTATTGTATATTCAGAAAGTAAATGCGGAG GAAACTTTGTACAATGTTTGGAATGCTACTTTGGTTCTGTGGGATGCTTTGATCAAAAAAAGAATCAACCTCCAACGGTTCAAGTTAGAGCTCAAGTTGAACTCTATTTTGAATGATCAA GTTTGGCCGCAAAACATCTACAACATTGTTCTCCTTTTGGAGAAAGAGCTTGTTCTCAAGCTTGGAGTCAAGATAATCTTGGAAAAAGTAACTTCCGCACACTTCCATCAATCATCATTGTAG